In one Streptosporangiales bacterium genomic region, the following are encoded:
- a CDS encoding ABC transporter permease subunit, whose protein sequence is MTELAARDVARRDRRAASWWRLRERGFPYVLLSPPALLVLGLIAYPVALVVEMSLRDGKAMNITMISQQPWTLGNYVHVLTDPATYSSLWITAVYTVVSTFLSMLIGLGTALLLNRDMPGRRILRTLILVPWAVPGAVASVVFLFMLDGSYGVVNWLLRTVGLVDTGPQWYFDPSTALAAVIAPTVWKGFPFFTLILLAALQAIPNELYEAARVDGASALGQFRYITWPAIRGTTVLGLILTGLWTYHVFDFIYPLTGGGPDGATETWAIRIYTEAFAFFHPGSASALGILATLLAFAVVAAVFPIMRKQFF, encoded by the coding sequence ATGACGGAGCTGGCAGCGCGGGACGTCGCGCGCCGCGACAGGCGCGCGGCGTCGTGGTGGCGGCTGCGCGAGCGCGGCTTCCCGTACGTCCTGCTGAGTCCGCCGGCGTTGCTGGTCCTCGGTCTCATCGCCTACCCGGTCGCGCTCGTCGTCGAGATGAGCCTGCGCGATGGCAAGGCAATGAACATCACGATGATCAGCCAGCAGCCGTGGACGCTCGGTAACTACGTCCACGTGCTCACCGACCCTGCGACGTACAGCAGTCTCTGGATCACGGCTGTCTACACGGTGGTGTCGACGTTCCTCAGCATGCTCATCGGCCTCGGCACCGCACTACTGCTCAACCGTGACATGCCCGGCCGGCGGATCCTGCGCACGCTGATCCTCGTGCCGTGGGCCGTGCCCGGTGCGGTGGCGAGCGTCGTCTTCCTGTTCATGCTGGACGGTTCGTACGGTGTCGTGAACTGGTTGCTCCGTACGGTCGGGTTGGTGGACACTGGCCCGCAGTGGTACTTCGACCCGTCGACTGCGCTCGCCGCGGTCATCGCACCGACGGTGTGGAAGGGCTTCCCGTTCTTCACCCTCATCCTGCTCGCTGCACTGCAGGCCATCCCGAACGAGCTGTACGAAGCGGCGCGGGTCGACGGTGCGTCGGCGCTGGGCCAGTTCAGGTACATCACCTGGCCGGCCATCCGTGGCACGACCGTGCTCGGGTTGATCCTCACCGGGCTGTGGACGTACCACGTCTTCGACTTCATCTACCCGTTGACCGGCGGTGGCCCGGACGGCGCGACGGAGACGTGGGCGATCCGCATCTATACCGAGGCATTCGCGTTCTTCCACCCGGGCTCGGCCAGCGCGCTCGGCATCCTGGCGACCCTGCTCGCGTTCGCGGTCGTCGCCGCGGTGTTCCCGATCATGCGAAAGCAGTTCTTCTGA
- a CDS encoding ABC transporter permease subunit has translation MASSAAPRPRRTPGRGRQRGVVFVVTLVVAVIVIFPVYWMVVGSLLPTSITLSTDPPLIPTDGFTLQAYVQNLTERPVGRWMLNSLIVTAAVSLISLVISLFAGYSLSRFRGVGPTSMGYTLLLARMLPGTMLSIPLFVVFSQLGLIDNMASLILADITVTVPFTTWMLKNFVDSVPRELEEAAVIDGCSRLGAIVRVVLPLTLPGLGATAVYASILSWSDLLFARTLITEPDGWTLPVGVMSFAGAHDIDWSGMLAAGTVSMIPMVVLFVLLEPFLVRGLTSGATKG, from the coding sequence ATGGCGTCCTCAGCTGCGCCTAGACCACGCCGCACTCCCGGACGGGGACGGCAGCGTGGGGTGGTGTTCGTCGTCACCCTCGTGGTCGCGGTGATTGTGATCTTTCCCGTCTACTGGATGGTCGTCGGCTCGCTGCTGCCGACGTCCATCACGCTGTCGACCGACCCACCGCTGATCCCGACCGATGGGTTCACGCTGCAGGCGTACGTGCAGAACCTCACCGAACGACCAGTGGGGCGGTGGATGCTGAACTCGTTGATCGTCACCGCGGCTGTGAGCCTCATCAGCCTGGTCATCTCGCTGTTCGCCGGGTACAGCCTGTCGCGGTTCCGCGGCGTCGGGCCGACGAGCATGGGCTACACGCTGCTGCTCGCGCGCATGCTGCCCGGCACCATGCTGTCGATCCCGCTGTTCGTGGTCTTCAGCCAGCTCGGCCTGATCGACAACATGGCGTCGTTGATCCTCGCCGACATCACCGTCACGGTGCCGTTCACTACCTGGATGCTGAAGAACTTCGTCGACAGCGTGCCGAGGGAGCTGGAGGAGGCCGCGGTCATCGACGGGTGCTCCCGTCTCGGCGCGATCGTCCGGGTGGTGCTGCCACTGACGTTGCCCGGACTCGGTGCCACCGCCGTGTACGCGTCGATCCTCTCGTGGAGCGACCTGTTGTTCGCGCGGACGCTCATCACCGAGCCGGACGGCTGGACGCTGCCGGTGGGCGTGATGTCGTTCGCCGGCGCGCACGACATCGACTGGAGCGGCATGCTGGCGGCCGGCACCGTGTCGATGATCCCGATGGTCGTGCTGTTCGTCCTGCTCGAGCCGTTCCTCGTGCGCGGCCTGACATCGGGGGCGACGAAGGGATGA